In one Culex quinquefasciatus strain JHB chromosome 2, VPISU_Cqui_1.0_pri_paternal, whole genome shotgun sequence genomic region, the following are encoded:
- the LOC6043078 gene encoding uncharacterized protein LOC6043078, producing the protein MSKLSFRARALDPSKPMPIYLAEELPDLPEYSAINRAVPQMPSGMEKEEESEHHLQRAICTGLIIPTPEVFEATDSEFYERYYSQDYKMPKQLIHMQPLNLEQDVPDYDMDSADEQWITTQGKRLDLDPLKFETMMDRLEKSSGQTVVTLNEAKALLKQDDELSIAVYDYWLNKRLKMQHPLILSVKTESRGNTTPNNPYLAFRRRTEKMQTRKNRKNDESSYEKMLKLRRDLSRAVTLLEMIKRREKIKREQLHLSIEVYEKRYQAQDFAGQMLAEFASNATKASRPAFAPIYSNQYSSHHGAMAGGQGVASGSGAGVYGGSGSSSQYHGGGSSRDKRDGDSHSSSRKEKRQYKKRKHKIQKDRGGTSTSGSATVGAGSSVGRDGSALAGASDRYHYQYHPAGGSAGGQPLIGGRGTVDPSAIAAGAGLHGSGTAGDPALSSDEEELANLQGATAPEEEYAYAFRRSKFSQYHRPITKGFGNWPWVSKEENGAADPRYRFTLASLRHPRPRCIGFARRRFGRGGRVIIDRASTTLDDLWSRLDYKIIESETSCSVNAEPEEEESVVVSTTMVPPVATTTDRKRPDPSPVPMGGGAKRRRLVIKEETDLDELFLAGVGLVRKRSPSGSFEEEQEEQIVEDRVQVKQEKCGGGDERTSTPAAVEATVISSLSGGVNNSENNVIKSEVDAMAVEVKQEVLEDYEHMIDNVNNSYRNRISGSGGSGNGINSSSSGIVNSKNNFIQSFSNSISSNSRGLASRSVQHAAAAAGTTGASSSGSLQSSSSSSRGRQIAEELGLPLDSQAIASVYSDLLEEIQSSWLHFRPKTPEPLPLEDDLLLADDPLFATDANRISLELQALGEEGLPEEVFTRSSETVFRTRQFALDALVEPHPLGQLATVARTTKDGDELGIKLETCSNSDNNLSGDSLNDLNLSLNESGEDEKMLDKILQECQIDDMKSLNQTSNFWNGILEDGILNQLEVPEEAGGGAGGGAGTGVDVKEELASPPPPVDGAPIGVLSTVNKLGYCSELVGYDRPATVERYKNKRRKILRRCNIQVGSSCFTVRSPPPEEIVRKLSDSAAAPDLDTPVLDGTTTTGEKPDPTSEPAPQPAEVKVEDESDSVSATIPSDQIKIEPPDELLAACSPSTPASTNTTPLIHSHSAPHLQTNTSVMAPFHHSLSAPQIKLEPALNHTTTLQPSSSTSFLIASPSTVQVQVQQAAQNPLIQTAQTTIPIVQQQPSQQQQITISSASSSGTSTPTGSYIVQHTTPIVLSQQQMQQIATSGGNIVTVSGNQVITAKQHQQLQQQQIQLQNAAAGVNAGETYFSLSPIKKQINGPNDKVTAGGAVTVAGAVVGATTSGTANATSTGVDGSPKATPVGAANLFRFAASKQNVIGPRFLINQRIPAGTATGAGTTAIGIAGSPTTTKQQQDLNKKQLEMITKALDIRAQKMIVKQQQQGQQQQQQQQQLTQQLVIHQNSLQQPITIQSSGGGQSVVQGGGGQGTTQKQYILTSSPQLIGSPHGKIAINSIGTAGGDADKNRIVYANIKNSRGQFLAHINHQKVVNIIQPIQQQQQQQQQQAQQQKLMNNVVGQQQTTQQQLLGAVSAASATTTIVNSKGGGMRIPTVSIRAAQQQPGSSAAPDSTTTATMANSASIKFIQVTGPAVSSAAAAADNGAVTTTTATTTALQGSAVPTSSSAAVATTTAGAAAPPTTINITNR; encoded by the exons GAGCACCACCTGCAGCGCGCAATATGCACCGGACTGATCATTCCCACCCCGGAGGTGTTCGAGGCGACCGATTCGGAGTTTTACGAGCGGTACTACTCGCAGGACTACAAAATGCCCAAGCAGTTGATCCACATGCAGC CGCTGAACCTGGAGCAGGACGTGCCCGACTACGACATGGACAGCGCGGACGAGCAGTGGATCACGACGCAGGGCAAGCGGCTCGACCTGGACCCGCTCAAGTTCGAGACGATGATGGACCGGCTGGAGAAGAGCTCGGGCCAGACGGTGGTGACGCTGAACGAGGCCAAAGCACTGCTCAAGCAGGACGACGAGCTGAGCATAGCGGTGTACGACTACTGGCTCAACAAGCGGCTCAAGATG CAACACCCACTGATACTGTCGGTGAAGACGGAGAGCAGGGGCAACACGACGCCGAACAACCCGTATCTGGCGTTCCGGCGGCGAACCGAAAAGATGCAAACCAGGAAGAACCGCAAAAATGACGAGTCCTCGTACGAGAAGATGCTCAAGCTGAG GCGGGATCTGAGCCGGGCGGTGACGCTGCTGGAGATGATCAAGCGGCGGGAGAAGATCAAGCGCGAACAGCTGCACCTCAGCATCGAGGTGTACGAGAAGCGGTACCAGGCGCAGGACTTTGCCGGCCAGATGCTGGCCGAGTTCGCCTCGAACGCGACCAAGGCGTCACG TCCCGCGTTCGCGCCAATCTACTCGAACCAGTACTCGTCGCACCACGGGGCGATGGCCGGCGGTCAGGGTGTGGCGAGCGGGTCCGGTGCGGGTGTCTACGGCGGCAGCGGGTCTTCGTCGCAGTACCACGGTGGCGGCAGTTCGCGGGACAAACGGGACGGCGACAGCCACAGCAGTAGTCGGAAGGAAAAGCGCCAGTACAAGAAGCGGAAGCACAAAATCCAAAAGGATCGCGGCGGGACGTCGACCAGCGGATCGGCGACGGTCGGCGCCGGCAGTTCCGTGGGTCGGGACGGATCGGCGCTGGCCGGAGCCAGCGATCGCTATCACTACCAGTATCATCCGGCGGGTGGCAGTGCCGGTGGTCAGCCGTTGATCGGAGGACGTGGCACGGTCGATCCCAGTGCGATCGCCGCCGGCGCTGGACTCCACGGCAGTG GCACTGCCGGCGATCCCGCGCTGTCCTCGGACGAGGAGGAACTTGCCAACCTGCAGGGTGCGACCGCCCCGGAGGAAGAGTACGCGTACGCCTTCCGGCGCAGCAAGTTTAGTCAATATCATAGG CCCATCACGAAAGGCTTCGGGAATTGGCCCTGGGTGTCGAAGGAGGAGAACGGAGCGGCCGACCCGAGGTATCGGTTCACGTTAGCGTCGCTGCGGCATCCGAG ACCCCGCTGCATCGGCTTCGCCCGGCGGCGCTTCGGCCGAGGCGGTCGCGTCATCATCGATCGCGCCTCCACCACGCTGGACGACCTGTGGTCCCGGCTGGACTACAAGATCATCGAGTCGGAAACGAGCTGCTCGGTGAACGCCGAACCCGAAGAGGAGGAGAGCGTGGTCGTCAGCACGACAATGGTTCCACCGGTGGCGACGACAACGGATCGAAAGCGACCCGATCCGAGTCCGGTGCCGATGGGTGGTGGTGCGAAACGGCGCCGGCTGGTCATCAAGGAGGAGACGGACTTGGACGAGCTGTTTTTGGCGGGGGTCGGGCTGGTGCGGAAGCGAAGTCCAAGTGGGTCGTTTGAGGAAGAGCAGGAAGAGCAGATCGTGGAGGATCGTGTGCAAGTGAAACAGGAAAAGTGCGGTGGCGGTGATGAAAGGACATCGACTCCGGCGGCGGTTGAGGCGACTGTAATTAGTAGTTTAAGTGGCGGCGTGAATAACTCAGAAAATAATGTGATAAAAAGTGAAGTGGATGCGATGGCCGTGGAGGTCAAGCAGGAGGTCCTGGAAGATTACGAGCACATGATAGACAATGTAAATAATAGCTATAGGAACCGGATAAGTGGCAGTGGCGGAAGTGGCAACGGCATCAACAGCAGCAGTAGTGGCATCGTCAAtagtaaaaacaattttatccaATCGTTTAGTAATAGTATTAGCAGTAATAGCCGGGGGTTGGCGTCGAGGTCAGTTCAGcatgcggcggcggcggcggggaCGACGGGGGCGTCCAGCAGTGGGTCGTTGCAATCTTCCAGCAGTAGCAGCAGGGGTCGGCAGATTGCCGAAGAGCTTGGGTTGCCGTTGGACAGCCAGGCAATTGCGAGTGTTTACAGCGATCTGTTGGAGGAGATTCAGTCCAGCTGGTTGCACTTCCGGCCAAAGACGCCGGAACCGTTGCCACTGGAGGACGATCTGTTGCTGGCGGACGATCCACTGTTTGCGACGGATGCCAACCGGATATCGCTGGAGTTGCAGGCGTTGGGTGAGGAAGGACTTCCGGAGGAGGTGTTTACCCGGTCGTCGGAGACCGTGTTCCGGACGAGGCAGTTTGCGCTGGACGCACTGGTCGAGCCCCATCCGTTGGGACAGTTGGCCACGGTGGCGCGGACTACGAAGGACGGAGACGAGCTGGGCATCAAGCTGGAGACGTGCTCCAACTCGGACAACAATCTCAGTGGGGACAGTTTGAACGATCTGAACCTTAGCCTGAACGAGTCCGGCGAGGACGAAAAGATGCTGGACAAAATTCTGCAAGAGTGCCAAATTGACGACATGAAATCGTTGAACCAGACAAGCAATTTTTGGAACGGAATCCTCGAGGACGGGATCCTCAACCAGCTAGAGGTGCCGGAAGAAGCGGGTGGAGGCGCAGGTGGCGGTGCGGGCACCGGGGTAGACGTCAAGGAAGAACTGGCCAGTCCACCACCCCCGGTAGACGGCGCCCCCATCGGAGTCCTCTCGACGGTCAACAAGCTGGGCTATTGCTCGGAACTCGTCGGCTACGACCGCCCTGCTACCGTTGAACGGTACAAAAACAAACGCCGGAAGATCCTCCGACGGTGCAACATCCAGGTCGGCAGCAGTTGCTTCACCGTACGAAGTCCACCCCCGGAAGAAATCGTCCGGAAGCTGTCCGACTCTGCAGCGGCACCCGATCTCGACACCCCAGTCCTCGacggcaccaccaccaccggcgAAAAACCGGACCCAACCTCAGAACCTGCCCCGCAACCCGCAGAAGTCAAGGTAGAAGACGAATCCGACTCCGTCTCCGCGACCATTCCTTCCGACCAGATCAAGATCGAACCGCCGGACGAACTGCTGGCTGCGTGCTCACCCTCAACACCCGCCTCCACCAACACCACCCCGCTCATCCATTCCCACTCGGCGCCACACCTGCAAACCAATACCTCCGTGATGGCCCCCTTCCATCACTCGCTGTCGGCGCCCCAAATCAAGCTGGAACCCGCCCTCAACCACACGACAACCCTCCAACCGTCCTCGTCCACATCATTCCTCATCGCGTCCCCCTCGACGGTCCAGGTCCAGGTGCAGCAAGCCGCGCAAAACCCGCTCATCCAGACCGCCCAAACGACGATCCCGATCGTCCAGCAGCAACCCTCGCAGCAGCAACAAATCACGATCAGCAGCGCCAGCAGCAGTGGAACGTCCACCCCGACGGGAAGTTACATCGTGCAGCACACGACGCCGATCGTGCTGTCCCAGCAGCAGATGCAGCAGATCGCCACCAGCGGGGGGAACATTGTGACCGTCAGTGGGAACCAGGTCATTACGGCGAAGCAGCATCAGcagttgcagcagcagcagattcaGCTTCAGAATGCCGCCGCGGGGGTGAATGCGGGCGAGACGTACTTTTCGCTGTCGCCGATCAAGAAGCAGATCAACGGGCCGAACGATAAGGTGACGGCGGGAGGGGCGGTGACGGTGGCGGGAGCGGTAGTCG GTGCCACCACTTCCGGCACGGCTAACGCAACCAGCACCGGCGTCGACGGCAGTCCCAAAGCGACACCAGTCGGGGCCGCCAACTTGTTCCGCTTTGCCGCGTCGAAACAAAACGTGATCGGTCCTCGATTCCTCATCAACCAGCGAATACCGGCAGGGACGGCGACCGGCGCCGGTACCACGGCCATCGGAATCGCCGGTAGCCCTACCACCACCAAGCAGCAGCAGGATCTCAACAAGAAGCAGCTGGAGATGATCACGAAGGCGCTGGACATTCGGGCGCAAAAGATGATtgtcaaacagcagcagcagggccagcaacagcagcagcagcagcaacagttgACGCAACAGCTGGTGATTCATCAGAACTCGCTCCAGCAGCCGATCACGATTCAGTCCAGCGGGGGAGGTCAGAGTGTGGTGCAAGGCGGAGGCGGGCAGGGCACGACGCAGAAGCAATACATACTGACGTCGTCGCCGCAGCTGATTGGGTCGCCGCACGGGAAGATTGCGATCAACTCGATTGGGACGGCCGGCGGCGACGCGGACAAGAACCGGATTGTGTACGCCAACATCAAGAACAGCCGTGGGCAGTTTCTGGCGCACATCAACCACCAAAAAGTTGTAAATATCATTCAACCcatccaacagcagcagcagcaacagcagcagcaggcgcAACAGCAGAAGCTCATGAACAACGTCGTTGGCCAGCAGCAGACGACTCAGCAGCAGCTGCTCGGGGCGGTCTCGGCGGCATCCGCGACGACCACAATTGTAAATAGTAAGGGAGGCGGCATGCGGATACCAACGGTTAGCATTCGGGCCGCCCAGCAGCAGCCTGGATCTTCGGCCGCGCCTGACtccacgacgacggcgacgatggcCAACAGCGCCAGTATCAAGTTTATCCAGGTCACCGGTCCGGCCGTGtcgtctgctgctgctgctgcggacaATGGCGCGGTGaccacgacgacggcgacgacgacggcgctTCAAGGTTCGGCGGTTCCGACCTCGTCCTCGGCGGCAGTGGCCACGACGACGGCGGGGGCCGCGGCACCGCCCACCACCATCAACATTACCAACAGGTGA